Proteins co-encoded in one Balneolaceae bacterium genomic window:
- a CDS encoding formyltransferase family protein: protein MGHRGVVITAGFDKSEAATCLVELFKQKGVPVKGIIVVSPYSLRRIRFFLKKKEFSTIVESIRRLAGFQRSISNDRSKIIKQFRSERQISIQSLKKWAKVNQAKIISVNRLNSDQAIHFLKETDPQWLVYSGGGILKEPVINQMDGRILNAHQGPLPEIRGMNAAEWSILLDQKQEATIHLIDRGIDTGKIIKSIPYSIEENDDIESIREKAIIKGIEGLIEVGSKETLEMFNVRENHSEYRQCYTLSYVMKEMLQQKLKAKKKRSSGVQKD from the coding sequence ATGGGACATCGCGGAGTCGTAATAACAGCCGGATTTGACAAATCTGAAGCAGCCACCTGTTTGGTTGAGCTGTTTAAACAGAAAGGTGTGCCAGTTAAAGGAATTATTGTCGTTAGTCCCTACTCACTTCGGCGTATTCGGTTTTTTTTAAAAAAAAAGGAATTTTCAACCATAGTAGAATCTATTCGACGTCTTGCCGGTTTTCAAAGATCCATCTCAAATGACAGATCAAAAATAATTAAACAGTTTAGAAGTGAACGTCAAATCTCTATTCAATCTTTAAAAAAATGGGCTAAAGTAAATCAGGCCAAGATTATTTCTGTAAACAGATTAAACTCTGATCAAGCAATTCACTTTTTAAAAGAAACTGATCCTCAGTGGCTCGTTTACAGCGGTGGCGGAATTCTGAAAGAACCTGTAATTAACCAGATGGATGGCAGAATTTTAAATGCTCACCAAGGCCCACTACCGGAAATTCGAGGCATGAATGCGGCTGAGTGGTCGATCCTGCTGGATCAAAAACAGGAAGCTACGATTCACCTGATTGACCGGGGAATTGATACGGGAAAAATCATCAAAAGTATTCCATATTCTATTGAAGAGAATGATGATATTGAATCCATTCGGGAAAAAGCAATTATCAAAGGAATTGAGGGGTTAATCGAAGTCGGTTCGAAAGAAACACTTGAGATGTTTAACGTTCGGGAGAATCATTCTGAATATCGGCAGTGCTATACGCTCTCGTACGTAATGAAAGAAATGCTCCAACAAAAATTAAAGGCCAAAAAGAAAAGGAGTTCAGGTGTTCAAAAAGATTAA
- a CDS encoding glycosyltransferase, translated as MVESYMVSSQYKDKSPLVSVIIPTYNGEKFLKETIESVLNQTFDDYELIICDDLSNDLTVEIIDQYLDEPKVSFFQNDRRLGIGGNWNNGIKKSSGKYVKILCQDDILLENYLRDATDVLEQDDHISLVTTFEGFFGKYDRVLHYENLPLIHRENKPPGKMNRQKARESVLKYGNWIGGPTCTIFRKSDLGKVGLFSESIYCSLDWEQWLRLLAVGDLYVLPKMLLKTRLHNLQETNNCLRNLGFKKDRVKILKLIKNHPEIYGNFKTGDLNQWIDHSILKLMDGASNNERVNFGEIISFLNKQVGFYRTAKLRFKFALIKIHQKLCS; from the coding sequence ATGGTTGAATCATATATGGTGAGTTCTCAGTATAAAGACAAATCACCTTTGGTAAGTGTAATTATACCAACATACAATGGCGAGAAATTTCTTAAGGAAACGATAGAATCGGTATTAAACCAAACATTTGATGATTATGAATTGATCATCTGCGATGATTTATCGAATGATCTGACAGTTGAGATTATTGATCAATATCTGGATGAACCAAAGGTATCATTTTTTCAAAATGATAGGCGTCTTGGAATTGGAGGTAACTGGAATAATGGGATAAAAAAATCCAGTGGGAAATATGTAAAGATACTTTGTCAGGATGATATTCTATTGGAAAACTACCTAAGGGATGCTACAGATGTTCTGGAACAAGATGATCATATTTCACTTGTCACCACATTTGAAGGTTTTTTTGGTAAATATGATCGTGTTCTTCATTATGAAAATCTTCCTTTAATACACCGCGAGAATAAACCCCCGGGTAAGATGAATAGACAAAAGGCACGAGAAAGTGTTCTTAAATATGGCAATTGGATAGGAGGACCGACCTGTACGATCTTTCGTAAAAGTGACCTGGGAAAAGTGGGACTTTTCAGTGAATCCATCTATTGTAGTCTGGATTGGGAGCAATGGCTTAGGTTACTGGCAGTTGGTGATCTATATGTTTTACCTAAAATGCTTTTAAAAACCCGATTGCACAATTTACAGGAGACGAATAATTGCTTGCGAAACCTGGGGTTCAAAAAAGACCGTGTTAAAATCTTAAAACTGATTAAAAATCATCCGGAGATCTATGGAAATTTTAAAACTGGTGATCTAAATCAATGGATTGATCATTCTATACTAAAGTTAATGGACGGTGCTTCGAATAATGAGCGTGTGAATTTTGGAGAAATTATCTCATTTTTAAATAAACAAGTCGGTTTTTACAGGACTGCAAAGTTACGATTCAAATTTGCACTTATAAAAATTCATCAGAAATTATGTAGTTGA
- a CDS encoding glycosyltransferase family 2 protein has product MMNLTVSILMSTYSAESYIGKAIESILNQTYQDFEFLIIDDGSTDSTSEIIEFYRSKDDRIIFMKNQQNRGLSFSLNKGLEVAKGKYIARMDADDVSLPNRLETQVSFMDTHKDVAVSSAWMKTLGKKNETIWKSPETHEEILARLFCNNCIWHPVSIIRKDVLDELGLRYNENYTKGQDYRLWVDIAKHQKLANIPKILHWYRIHEDQRTKLPGNYNKSKNQLQALKDLPGVRVEMLMEFLSREVTLEEVETHQKLFFEIPFFEKDELIKLSKWVDYLIDVNKKRQIYIEPEFSENLKDTLFRTKAKSFKYYCSTNKRFTPKILWKLFFSGDKYYLHFSVKELFYLILNSLAFRRNKKYSSG; this is encoded by the coding sequence ATGATGAATCTAACTGTATCCATCTTAATGTCTACATACAGTGCTGAATCCTATATCGGAAAAGCCATTGAAAGTATATTAAATCAGACGTACCAGGATTTTGAGTTTTTAATCATTGATGACGGTTCAACAGACTCCACGAGCGAAATTATTGAGTTCTATCGCTCGAAGGATGACCGGATTATTTTTATGAAAAACCAGCAAAATCGGGGTTTGAGTTTTTCGCTTAATAAGGGATTGGAAGTAGCCAAAGGAAAGTATATTGCAAGAATGGATGCCGATGATGTAAGCCTGCCAAATCGCTTGGAAACGCAGGTGAGTTTTATGGATACACATAAAGATGTTGCGGTATCATCTGCCTGGATGAAAACTCTGGGGAAGAAGAATGAAACGATCTGGAAATCACCTGAAACACATGAAGAAATTTTAGCAAGGTTGTTTTGCAATAATTGTATCTGGCATCCTGTATCAATCATACGCAAGGATGTTTTAGATGAATTAGGCCTACGATATAATGAAAACTATACCAAAGGTCAGGATTACAGATTATGGGTTGATATTGCAAAACATCAAAAATTGGCTAATATTCCGAAAATTTTACACTGGTACCGAATACATGAAGATCAAAGAACTAAACTTCCTGGAAATTACAATAAGAGTAAAAATCAACTTCAAGCTCTTAAAGATTTACCTGGCGTTAGAGTAGAGATGCTGATGGAATTTTTATCTCGTGAAGTGACGTTAGAAGAGGTTGAAACACATCAAAAACTTTTTTTTGAAATTCCTTTTTTTGAAAAAGATGAACTGATTAAGCTCAGTAAATGGGTCGATTATTTGATTGATGTAAATAAGAAAAGGCAGATATATATTGAGCCTGAGTTTAGCGAAAATTTGAAAGACACTTTGTTTAGAACCAAAGCGAAAAGTTTTAAATATTATTGCAGTACAAATAAAAGATTCACTCCGAAAATTCTCTGGAAACTTTTCTTTTCGGGAGATAAATATTATCTCCATTTTTCGGTGAAAGAGCTTTTTTATCTGATTCTCAATTCACTTGCTTTCAGAAGGAACAAGAAATACTCCAGTGGATAA
- a CDS encoding LysM peptidoglycan-binding domain-containing protein → MYGITEAELIEWNNIENNTLYIDQELVVEEPKTSVAKVVKKIQKEPSDSRWTLEYYTPILKTTYNNNYPIGQNDGALWQGKGLNSMISAGAYFSYGPVKASVRPNFIYNTNKEFPLSRWPAPEGISDFGYEFSVIDYPQRFGSDPISKIDPGQSWIRAEYNEFSAGFSTANMRLGPAIYNPIMMSNNAPGFLRIFIGTHKPFQTGIGSFEGELFWGRLDESDYFDEDESNDSRMINGLTLIYSPKYIKGLHVGLSKIAVKPQSDLSFGDYFLAFRRMESGQPSDIDRLQMFSLFSRWRIPDYGFEFYAEWARNTPPKSLRDLLLEPEYSRVYTMGFFKRVNLATQHWLTLNFELTQIERPRSIEFRPSQPFYRSSSVIQGYTHEGQLLGAGIGPGSNSQKVHLSYFLPKGMFGISFNRIVHDNTRLYENYMVIGERPWGIRNPRIVNEVEFRFGVNTLVFLLDRLELQVDLYRTKFFHHEHGTLDFENPTVYNTNLQFTLRYNFDNFLR, encoded by the coding sequence ATGTATGGGATTACAGAAGCGGAGCTCATTGAATGGAACAATATTGAGAACAATACCTTATATATCGATCAGGAGTTAGTTGTAGAAGAACCAAAGACATCTGTAGCTAAAGTTGTAAAAAAGATACAAAAAGAACCATCAGACTCAAGATGGACTCTGGAATATTATACACCAATTCTTAAAACAACTTATAACAACAACTATCCAATCGGACAAAACGACGGGGCATTGTGGCAGGGGAAGGGACTGAACTCAATGATTTCGGCCGGGGCATACTTCTCGTATGGTCCTGTTAAAGCTTCTGTCCGTCCGAATTTTATATATAACACAAATAAAGAATTCCCGCTTTCGAGATGGCCTGCACCGGAAGGGATTTCTGACTTTGGATATGAATTCAGTGTAATTGATTATCCCCAGCGATTTGGTTCAGATCCGATCAGTAAGATTGATCCGGGACAATCATGGATTCGTGCTGAGTATAACGAATTTAGTGCCGGATTCTCTACAGCTAATATGAGGTTGGGTCCGGCCATTTATAATCCGATTATGATGAGTAATAACGCTCCCGGATTTCTCCGCATTTTTATAGGCACTCACAAACCGTTTCAGACAGGAATAGGCTCGTTTGAAGGGGAACTTTTTTGGGGCAGATTAGATGAATCCGACTATTTTGATGAAGATGAGTCTAACGATTCAAGAATGATAAATGGGCTCACGCTTATCTATTCTCCCAAGTATATCAAAGGTTTACATGTAGGGCTATCGAAGATTGCAGTTAAACCTCAGTCAGATCTGTCATTTGGGGACTATTTTTTAGCCTTTCGACGTATGGAATCCGGTCAGCCATCTGATATAGACAGGCTTCAGATGTTTTCACTGTTCAGCCGATGGAGAATACCCGATTATGGATTCGAATTTTATGCTGAATGGGCAAGAAATACACCTCCTAAAAGCTTACGGGACCTTCTATTGGAACCCGAGTATTCACGTGTTTATACCATGGGGTTTTTTAAACGAGTTAATCTGGCTACCCAGCACTGGCTCACACTGAATTTCGAGTTAACCCAGATTGAAAGACCACGATCCATTGAATTTCGTCCTTCTCAGCCTTTTTATCGAAGCAGTTCAGTGATTCAGGGGTATACTCATGAGGGACAACTTTTAGGCGCTGGCATTGGCCCCGGTTCAAACAGCCAAAAAGTTCACCTTTCCTATTTCTTGCCAAAAGGAATGTTTGGAATCTCATTCAACAGGATTGTGCACGATAATACCCGGCTCTATGAGAATTATATGGTAATCGGTGAAAGGCCTTGGGGAATAAGAAATCCACGCATCGTGAATGAAGTGGAATTCCGTTTTGGTGTAAATACATTGGTGTTTTTGTTAGACAGGCTGGAACTTCAGGTTGATTTATACAGAACCAAGTTCTTTCATCACGAACATGGTACTCTGGATTTTGAAAATCCAACAGTTTACAATACAAATCTGCAATTCACCCTTCGGTATAATTTCGATAATTTTTTACGGTAA
- a CDS encoding heparinase II/III family protein: MSKNYKNQINWADDSYGQLWNYHLQYADFLKQDNLSAAEKEYLLLNLYEWLKVGKLKPEPYPASLRIMNLLRFLSENKKNIDKETELTDYLYSELHFLENRPEYHLLGNHLMENAFALLMGGIFFQEEKWANLAKQIFSEQVPEQILSDGGHFERSPMYHLILLFRFLEAIYYLPQDSELHSRFTETAKKMLGWIDQMSFRNGDLAHFNDSTDHQAHSKKQILEMARQCGISEYRSSSLSDSGYRRFSDGNAELLIDACGIKPEYLPGHAHADSLSFILYYGGQPIIIDPGVSTYEANERRNWERSTKAHNTVTFKGQNTADVWGKFRVAKRPDVKIMEETGFEFNLRLNHKLKSGENFEHQRTFTCADYVIDISDTVNLETPVEGRLHFHPDIKIQELRKNVVILDNGTEIELQNIYHVEKFTYKYSKTFNIRTEAVGIRYEFEHNASLRITFPST, translated from the coding sequence TTGTCGAAAAATTACAAAAACCAAATTAATTGGGCTGATGATTCCTATGGTCAACTTTGGAATTATCATCTTCAATATGCTGACTTTTTAAAGCAGGATAATTTGTCTGCCGCCGAAAAAGAGTATCTTTTACTTAACCTGTATGAGTGGCTGAAAGTTGGGAAGTTAAAACCGGAACCCTATCCCGCTTCGTTGCGGATTATGAATCTCCTTCGTTTTTTATCAGAAAACAAAAAGAATATTGATAAGGAAACAGAATTAACAGACTATCTATACTCGGAACTCCACTTTCTCGAAAATCGACCCGAGTATCATTTGTTGGGTAATCACCTGATGGAGAATGCATTTGCCCTGTTGATGGGAGGTATTTTTTTTCAAGAAGAAAAATGGGCTAATCTTGCAAAGCAGATCTTTTCTGAACAGGTGCCGGAACAGATCTTATCAGATGGCGGTCATTTTGAACGGAGTCCAATGTACCATCTCATTCTGTTATTTCGGTTTCTCGAGGCCATCTATTATTTACCTCAGGATTCAGAATTGCATTCACGTTTTACCGAAACAGCTAAGAAAATGCTAGGCTGGATTGATCAAATGAGTTTCCGAAATGGGGATTTGGCTCATTTCAATGATTCAACAGATCATCAAGCCCATTCCAAGAAACAGATTCTTGAAATGGCCCGGCAGTGTGGAATTAGTGAGTATAGATCGTCATCTCTCAGTGACTCCGGATACCGAAGATTTTCAGATGGGAATGCAGAACTCTTAATTGATGCCTGTGGAATTAAACCTGAATACCTGCCGGGGCACGCTCATGCTGATTCACTCTCATTCATCCTATACTATGGCGGGCAACCCATTATTATAGATCCGGGAGTTTCAACATATGAAGCCAACGAGCGACGCAATTGGGAGCGTTCAACAAAAGCACATAATACGGTTACATTTAAAGGGCAAAATACAGCTGACGTTTGGGGGAAATTTCGAGTTGCAAAACGTCCGGATGTTAAAATTATGGAGGAGACAGGTTTTGAATTTAATCTGCGTCTGAATCATAAACTTAAATCAGGTGAAAATTTTGAACATCAAAGAACGTTTACATGCGCAGATTATGTAATTGATATTTCCGATACAGTAAACCTGGAAACACCAGTTGAGGGCAGGCTTCATTTTCATCCTGATATAAAAATTCAGGAACTGAGAAAAAATGTAGTTATACTTGATAACGGGACTGAGATAGAATTACAGAACATTTACCACGTCGAAAAGTTTACATACAAATACTCAAAAACATTCAACATTCGGACTGAAGCCGTTGGAATCAGATACGAGTTTGAACACAATGCATCACTAAGAATTACTTTTCCCAGTACATGA
- a CDS encoding glycosyltransferase family 4 protein — translation MKRILYLTFYFRPDLCAGSFRNSPLVDELAKQVEGKNITIDVFTTSPNRYATFREDFKENEQLGNVFIERIVVPSHESGVKDQIVSFKTYFFEVLKRTRNRKYDLVFASSSRFFTSYLGYLIAKRNNALLYLDIRDLFSETIKNVSKNPLIKYLVTPFVKNREKKVFNYASHINLISEGFEGDFITFQATNFSFYTHGVDPVFIKAQNQRVPQNGKIKKIIYAGNIGDGQGLHKIIPEAAKLLDGEYFFRIIGDGGAKQKLLNKLQELDVNNVDIVEPMNRDEIVEEYKDADILLIHLNNLPIFKKVLPSKVFELAAVEKPILAGVNGYAQQFLNENIEGSFIFDPEM, via the coding sequence ATGAAACGAATCCTGTACTTAACATTTTATTTTAGGCCTGACTTATGTGCCGGTTCTTTTAGAAATTCTCCCCTTGTGGATGAGCTGGCAAAGCAAGTTGAAGGCAAGAATATTACCATTGATGTCTTTACCACAAGTCCTAACCGATACGCAACATTCCGAGAAGACTTCAAAGAAAACGAACAGCTCGGAAATGTTTTCATCGAACGCATTGTGGTTCCATCGCATGAGAGTGGTGTGAAGGATCAAATAGTGAGTTTTAAAACGTATTTTTTTGAAGTTCTTAAGAGAACAAGAAACAGGAAATATGACCTGGTTTTTGCATCCTCCAGCCGGTTTTTTACTTCGTACCTTGGTTATTTAATAGCCAAACGAAATAATGCTTTGCTATATCTTGATATTCGTGATCTATTTAGTGAGACCATTAAGAACGTTTCAAAGAATCCGTTAATCAAATATTTAGTGACACCCTTTGTGAAGAATCGCGAAAAAAAAGTCTTTAATTATGCCTCGCATATAAATTTGATTAGCGAAGGTTTTGAAGGAGATTTCATTACGTTTCAGGCAACCAATTTTTCATTTTATACACACGGAGTTGATCCTGTTTTTATAAAAGCTCAGAACCAGCGGGTGCCTCAAAATGGAAAGATTAAAAAAATAATTTATGCCGGAAATATTGGGGATGGTCAGGGACTGCATAAAATAATTCCTGAAGCTGCTAAACTTCTGGACGGAGAATATTTTTTCAGGATTATCGGAGATGGCGGTGCTAAACAAAAGCTTCTTAATAAATTACAAGAATTGGACGTAAACAACGTGGATATAGTAGAACCGATGAACCGAGATGAGATTGTTGAAGAATACAAAGATGCCGATATTTTACTTATACACCTTAATAATCTTCCAATTTTTAAAAAAGTTCTTCCGTCAAAAGTATTTGAACTCGCTGCTGTTGAAAAACCGATTTTAGCTGGTGTAAATGGATATGCCCAACAGTTTTTGAATGAAAATATTGAGGGTTCATTTATATTTGACCCGGAAATGTAG
- a CDS encoding glycosyltransferase, producing the protein MKSFFPVDRSEAKQHLSLSEDKPVLLFGAQYLNSAYKGYDILIDILKKIKFDVEIVFFGRHNPIELKKNQPGIRYLGFLESDELRKAYSAADVYISPSRMEAFGKTVAESMACGTPVVCFDKTGSSDIIDHKINGYLAISYQIDDMIKGVQYVLNKQNKKSIREEAIKKVEQNYGADTITKKYLELYQQLLQ; encoded by the coding sequence TTGAAAAGCTTTTTTCCTGTTGACAGGAGTGAGGCGAAGCAACATTTAAGTCTATCTGAAGATAAACCAGTTTTATTATTTGGTGCTCAATATTTGAATTCTGCTTACAAAGGCTATGATATCCTGATTGATATCTTGAAAAAAATAAAATTTGATGTTGAGATTGTTTTTTTTGGAAGGCATAATCCAATTGAGTTAAAAAAGAATCAACCAGGTATTCGATATCTTGGTTTCCTTGAGAGTGATGAACTAAGAAAGGCTTACTCTGCCGCTGACGTTTATATCTCCCCGTCGAGAATGGAGGCATTTGGAAAAACAGTAGCCGAATCTATGGCCTGCGGAACTCCCGTTGTTTGTTTTGATAAGACCGGCTCATCTGATATTATTGATCACAAAATCAACGGATATTTGGCTATTTCATACCAGATAGATGATATGATTAAGGGAGTTCAATACGTATTAAATAAACAGAACAAGAAATCAATTAGGGAAGAAGCTATCAAGAAAGTTGAACAAAATTATGGTGCGGATACTATCACAAAAAAATATTTGGAGCTTTATCAACAGCTTTTACAATAA
- a CDS encoding glycosyltransferase family 4 protein produces the protein MKILLIAQFGKNGGTREAFKRILNAHHSKGYETHVVIDPGSDEEIKRFITGMGFTFTELIKRSAFFDNMFTTVFYEHLNYGPVLKQFKPDMVVASIGTTQHALYFFTRKYPMVYLLHTIQKDLKKPFRLFFKMFSLLSDKNQWICGVSRAAAESVIKNWGYPNDQTAVLHNCYRKNHVSVLPVREKSDRITVLTLGHMVEYKNPEVWLDVARRITQKYKNVEFIWLGDGVLLKEFKEKTNDDDRIHFPGFKNDVRKYYAGASIYFQPSKIENHSFSVLDAMVNRLPCVVSNVGGQPDSVQEGINGFLCEPDDKECYIQKISKLIEDSELREQTGGEGKRLAKQNFNPDDYKDKLSGLYKRVLNYS, from the coding sequence ATGAAAATCCTGCTGATTGCCCAATTTGGTAAAAATGGAGGGACAAGGGAGGCATTCAAGCGAATACTGAATGCACACCATTCTAAAGGTTACGAAACCCATGTGGTTATCGATCCGGGCAGCGATGAAGAGATCAAACGATTTATCACCGGAATGGGATTTACATTTACAGAATTGATAAAACGATCTGCTTTTTTTGACAATATGTTTACCACGGTATTTTATGAGCATCTGAACTACGGGCCTGTTTTGAAACAGTTCAAACCGGACATGGTTGTAGCATCGATCGGAACAACTCAACATGCACTCTACTTTTTTACCCGTAAATATCCAATGGTTTATCTTCTCCATACCATACAGAAAGATCTGAAGAAACCATTCCGGTTGTTTTTTAAAATGTTCAGTTTGTTATCTGATAAAAATCAGTGGATATGCGGAGTTTCCAGGGCGGCGGCGGAATCAGTTATCAAAAACTGGGGGTACCCGAATGATCAGACCGCAGTTCTTCACAACTGTTACAGAAAAAATCATGTATCGGTACTACCCGTTAGAGAAAAGAGTGATCGTATCACCGTCTTGACTTTGGGGCATATGGTTGAGTATAAGAATCCTGAAGTCTGGCTGGATGTCGCACGAAGGATTACGCAGAAGTACAAAAATGTAGAATTTATCTGGTTGGGTGATGGAGTTTTGTTAAAAGAGTTCAAGGAAAAAACTAATGATGACGATAGAATACATTTTCCTGGTTTTAAGAATGATGTCAGAAAATATTATGCCGGTGCCTCTATCTATTTTCAGCCGAGTAAGATCGAAAATCACAGTTTTTCGGTATTGGATGCAATGGTTAACCGGTTGCCCTGCGTGGTATCTAATGTTGGCGGACAACCAGATAGCGTTCAGGAGGGGATCAATGGATTTTTATGCGAACCAGATGATAAAGAGTGCTATATACAGAAAATTTCGAAACTTATAGAAGATTCTGAACTAAGAGAACAAACAGGCGGCGAGGGGAAACGCTTGGCTAAGCAAAACTTTAATCCTGATGACTATAAAGATAAATTATCTGGACTATATAAAAGAGTATTGAATTATAGTTGA
- a CDS encoding capsule assembly Wzi family protein translates to MQKLFYKSILLFFILILSQKSGFTQSLSIGDPFESYIRLLGTDGNINDQPSFNLRPIYFKDNLSDSISDQLHPWQKHPFFQQEDSNSELNIQLLAPQLMTTFNSHLPVGQNDGALWQGKGLNTLLSSGFSASYGLISTSFQPQFIFSQNLDFQLSQFPPPGGITEFGDPRSYSAVIDQPQRFGNGALSRFHPGQSWIRLEYDGVSAGISTENIWSGPAFQNPIIFSNNAPGFLHAFIGTYKPVKTLIGNFEWRFLGGRLTESKYFDEINSNDKRFINALILNYSPSFIPGLHIGGTRMIQKYYPPNGIDFSDITEIFQPFLKDKLRSQDNPSGNLGSHQMISLFARWVFPSYGMEVYTEWSRNDHAGDFQDLLRHFEHARGYVLGLNKKFELSKYRWLTTNIEVTQLEVPRLEEFRHTGSYYNNGEVPQGFTNRGQLLGAGIGPGSNNQRILLNYYHPKGLWGFSLNRIVHHNDRLYQLYKRNLLERKPSELHNVEFRVGFHGLRFIEIHNFEIQADLYWSHFLNYDYQFKNDRNNLNLQLSVRYFLPGMIR, encoded by the coding sequence ATGCAAAAACTGTTCTACAAATCTATACTACTTTTTTTTATTCTAATATTATCTCAGAAAAGTGGGTTTACACAAAGCCTTTCTATTGGTGATCCATTTGAATCATACATCCGTCTGTTAGGTACCGATGGAAATATCAATGATCAACCTTCTTTTAATCTCCGTCCAATTTATTTTAAAGATAATCTGTCTGATTCCATATCTGATCAATTGCATCCCTGGCAAAAACATCCTTTTTTCCAACAAGAGGATAGTAATTCGGAGCTTAATATTCAGCTGTTAGCTCCACAGTTGATGACTACTTTTAATAGTCATCTTCCAGTTGGTCAGAATGACGGGGCTTTGTGGCAGGGAAAGGGTTTAAACACCTTACTTTCAAGTGGATTTTCAGCTTCATATGGCCTTATCAGCACTTCATTTCAACCACAATTCATATTCAGCCAAAATCTTGATTTTCAATTATCACAATTTCCACCACCAGGTGGCATTACTGAATTTGGAGATCCACGAAGTTACTCCGCTGTCATAGATCAACCACAACGGTTCGGAAATGGAGCCTTAAGTAGATTTCATCCCGGCCAGTCCTGGATTAGATTAGAATATGATGGTGTTTCGGCTGGTATTTCAACAGAAAATATTTGGAGCGGGCCTGCATTCCAAAATCCGATTATATTCAGCAACAATGCGCCCGGTTTTTTACATGCTTTTATTGGTACATATAAACCAGTCAAAACCCTAATTGGTAATTTTGAATGGCGGTTTCTTGGAGGGCGTTTGACAGAATCAAAATATTTTGATGAAATTAACTCCAATGATAAAAGATTCATCAATGCTCTGATTCTTAATTATAGTCCCTCTTTTATACCTGGGCTGCATATAGGTGGAACCAGAATGATTCAAAAGTACTATCCTCCAAATGGTATTGATTTTTCTGACATTACAGAAATATTTCAACCTTTTCTGAAAGACAAACTTAGGAGTCAAGATAACCCAAGTGGCAATTTAGGTTCTCACCAAATGATCTCTTTATTTGCAAGGTGGGTGTTTCCCTCCTATGGAATGGAAGTTTATACAGAATGGAGCCGAAATGATCATGCCGGAGATTTCCAAGATCTACTCCGTCACTTTGAACATGCCAGAGGGTATGTTCTTGGATTGAATAAAAAATTTGAACTTTCTAAATATAGATGGCTTACAACTAATATTGAAGTAACCCAACTGGAGGTACCCCGTTTAGAAGAATTCAGACATACCGGTTCTTACTATAACAATGGTGAAGTTCCTCAAGGATTTACAAATCGTGGACAACTTTTAGGCGCTGGCATCGGCCCTGGGTCAAACAACCAGAGAATTCTGCTTAACTATTATCATCCAAAAGGGCTATGGGGATTCTCACTGAACCGAATTGTTCATCATAATGACCGGCTCTACCAACTCTACAAGAGAAATTTACTGGAAAGAAAACCCTCAGAACTTCATAATGTGGAATTTCGAGTTGGATTTCATGGACTCCGCTTCATCGAAATTCACAATTTTGAAATCCAAGCCGATCTCTACTGGAGCCATTTTCTGAATTACGACTACCAGTTCAAGAATGACCGGAATAATCTGAACCTGCAACTAAGTGTTCGGTATTTTTTACCTGGAATGATTCGATAA